A window from Corynebacterium urogenitale encodes these proteins:
- the purL gene encoding phosphoribosylformylglycinamidine synthase subunit PurL, with protein sequence MVHNDTVADAQKDPNAQQPYLELGLKDDEYGRICDILGRRPTDAELAMYSVMWSEHCSYKSSKVHLRYFGETTTDEMKQKMLAGIGENAGVIDIGDGHAVTFKVESHNHPSYVEPYQGAATGVGGIVRDIMAMGARPVAVMDQLRFGPADAPDTQRVLPGVVAGVGGYGNSLGLPNIGGETVFDASYSGNPLVNALCVGTLKVEDLKLAFASGTGNRVILFGSRTGLDGIGGVSVLASDTFEEGSERKLPAVQVGDPFAEKVLIECCLELYQSGVVVGIQDLGGAGLSCATSELAAAGDGGMHINLDNVHLRAENMTAAEILSSESQERMMAVVTPENVDPFMAVCEKWDVLASDVGYVTDTGRLTIEHQGEIVVDAPPRTLADEGPVYERPVARPGDQDVIQRDPGLKTPETTQELRNQWLSLVASPALCSREFITEQYDRYVRGNTVLAKDSDSGVLRIDEETGRGIAVATDASGRYTRLEPYRGAQLALAEAYRNVCVSGATPVAVSNCLNFGSPEDPGVMWQFQQAVHGLADGCNTMGTPVTGGNVSFYNQTGHVPILPTPVVAVLGTIDDVATRIPSQLPAGDDQAYHLILAGAETKEELGGSIWQQVVHNKLAGMPPEVDLEFEKKLGATIASVRENIAAAHDLSEGGLAQALAEFAIQSNVGVTVNPLLGLHYSAYMKTEEAVAAMDALVADEQGTSEEPLSAERRAALEDVVKTSGVRSNVEAAFAALFSETASRVLLAVTAENYGVVMGALSDAGLTGTWLGLAGGAGAKADGNGAGAYDDAGKPLVRLSTEAMPKQPMSQFVELDKAIAQGSTVGEDASSVNITVSVEELRQAWTNTLPALFAHAAGANSVVKSEK encoded by the coding sequence ATGGTTCACAATGACACCGTTGCTGATGCCCAGAAGGACCCGAATGCACAGCAGCCCTACCTCGAACTGGGTCTGAAGGACGACGAGTACGGTCGCATCTGCGACATCCTCGGTCGCCGTCCCACGGATGCTGAACTGGCGATGTATTCCGTGATGTGGTCGGAGCACTGCTCCTACAAGTCATCCAAAGTGCACCTGCGCTACTTCGGTGAGACCACCACTGATGAGATGAAACAGAAGATGCTTGCGGGCATTGGTGAGAACGCCGGTGTCATCGACATCGGCGACGGCCACGCCGTCACCTTCAAGGTCGAGTCCCACAACCACCCGTCCTACGTGGAGCCGTACCAGGGTGCGGCAACGGGCGTGGGCGGCATTGTCCGCGACATCATGGCTATGGGTGCGCGCCCCGTCGCTGTAATGGATCAGCTGCGTTTCGGTCCGGCCGATGCCCCTGATACCCAGCGCGTCCTGCCGGGCGTGGTCGCTGGCGTGGGTGGTTACGGCAACTCCCTCGGCCTGCCCAACATCGGCGGCGAGACCGTCTTTGACGCCAGCTACTCCGGCAACCCACTGGTCAACGCCCTGTGCGTGGGCACCCTCAAGGTGGAGGATCTTAAGCTGGCCTTCGCCTCCGGCACCGGCAACCGCGTGATCCTCTTTGGCTCTCGCACGGGCCTTGACGGCATCGGCGGTGTGTCTGTGCTGGCCTCCGATACTTTCGAGGAAGGTTCCGAGCGGAAGCTCCCAGCCGTGCAGGTGGGCGACCCCTTTGCAGAGAAGGTGCTCATCGAGTGCTGCCTGGAGCTATACCAGTCCGGTGTGGTCGTGGGCATCCAGGACCTCGGTGGCGCTGGCCTGTCCTGCGCGACTTCCGAGCTCGCAGCAGCTGGCGATGGCGGCATGCACATCAACCTGGACAATGTGCACTTGCGTGCCGAAAACATGACCGCTGCCGAGATCCTGAGCTCCGAGTCCCAGGAGCGCATGATGGCCGTCGTCACCCCGGAGAACGTGGACCCCTTCATGGCCGTGTGCGAAAAGTGGGATGTGCTGGCTAGTGACGTCGGATATGTGACGGACACCGGGCGCCTGACCATCGAGCACCAGGGCGAAATCGTTGTGGACGCACCACCACGCACCCTCGCTGACGAGGGGCCGGTTTACGAACGCCCAGTGGCTCGCCCGGGGGACCAGGATGTGATCCAGCGCGACCCAGGTCTGAAGACCCCGGAGACCACACAGGAACTGCGTAACCAGTGGCTCAGCCTGGTTGCTTCCCCTGCACTGTGCTCCCGCGAATTCATCACCGAGCAATACGACCGCTACGTGCGCGGCAACACGGTGCTGGCCAAGGATTCCGATTCCGGTGTGCTGCGCATCGATGAGGAAACCGGTCGCGGCATCGCTGTGGCCACGGACGCTTCCGGCCGCTACACCCGCCTGGAGCCATACCGTGGCGCTCAGCTGGCGCTGGCCGAGGCCTACCGTAACGTGTGCGTCTCCGGCGCCACTCCTGTGGCCGTGTCTAACTGCCTCAACTTCGGTTCCCCGGAGGATCCAGGCGTGATGTGGCAGTTCCAGCAGGCCGTGCATGGTCTCGCCGACGGTTGCAATACGATGGGTACCCCGGTCACCGGCGGTAACGTCTCCTTCTACAACCAGACCGGCCATGTCCCTATCTTGCCGACGCCAGTGGTCGCCGTTCTGGGCACGATCGATGATGTGGCCACCCGAATCCCATCCCAGCTCCCTGCCGGCGACGATCAGGCCTACCATCTGATCTTGGCCGGTGCGGAGACGAAGGAGGAGCTCGGCGGTTCCATCTGGCAGCAGGTTGTGCACAACAAGCTGGCGGGCATGCCGCCGGAGGTTGACCTCGAGTTCGAGAAGAAGCTCGGTGCCACGATCGCGTCCGTGCGCGAAAATATTGCTGCCGCGCATGATTTGTCCGAAGGTGGCTTGGCGCAGGCTCTGGCAGAGTTCGCTATCCAGTCCAATGTTGGCGTGACCGTGAACCCGCTGTTGGGTCTGCACTACAGCGCGTATATGAAGACCGAGGAAGCTGTTGCTGCCATGGACGCACTGGTGGCCGACGAACAGGGCACTTCCGAGGAGCCGCTGTCTGCTGAGCGGCGTGCCGCGCTGGAGGATGTCGTGAAGACTTCGGGCGTGCGCAGCAACGTGGAGGCCGCCTTCGCTGCGCTGTTCTCCGAGACTGCATCCCGCGTGCTGCTGGCCGTCACCGCCGAGAATTACGGCGTGGTTATGGGTGCCCTGTCGGATGCTGGTCTGACCGGTACCTGGTTGGGTCTCGCCGGTGGTGCAGGTGCGAAGGCTGATGGCAACGGTGCTGGCGCCTACGACGATGCCGGCAAGCCACTGGTTCGCCTATCCACCGAGGCTATGCCGAAGCAGCCGATGAGCCAGTTCGTTGAGCTGGACAAGGCTATCGCCCAGGGCTCGACTGTTGGTGAGGATGCTTCCAGCGTCAACATCACCGTCTCCGTGGAAGAGCTGCGCCAAGCGTGGACCAACACCTTGCCAGCGCTGTTCGCGCACGCTGCCGGTGCGAACTCCGTGGTGAAGTCGGAGAAGTAG
- the purS gene encoding phosphoribosylformylglycinamidine synthase subunit PurS: MARVVVNVMPKAEILDPQGQAVVRALGRIGVSGVADVRQGKRFELEVDETVSREDLEKVAASLLANTVIEDYDVVIEGE; encoded by the coding sequence ATGGCCCGTGTTGTTGTAAATGTTATGCCGAAGGCGGAGATCCTCGACCCTCAGGGGCAGGCAGTCGTTCGAGCGCTGGGACGGATCGGCGTGAGTGGCGTCGCTGATGTCCGCCAGGGCAAGCGATTTGAACTTGAGGTCGATGAGACCGTCAGCCGCGAAGATCTTGAAAAGGTTGCTGCCAGCCTGCTGGCCAACACTGTTATCGAAGACTACGACGTAGTGATCGAGGGAGAGTAA
- the ygfZ gene encoding CAF17-like 4Fe-4S cluster assembly/insertion protein YgfZ, which produces MDNVAELSPILSHVPGASNEADGHTLSVAWHYGNPLVEQSRLSPASPGLVDRWDRVALLVSGAEAHAWLNNLISQKVNAIAEGQATWGLILDVQGRVEHYFGISALPEGLLLDVDSAHADALEDYLRKMVFWSQVEITRLELAQLTILGAPFTIFGLTEADRALSAPEHNRMYRARMLGSLPATDIWVPREALTEHWDELAEKATPTGAMAYEGLRILARIPDINRDLDERVIPHEIPTFIGRGIEGATQMDVAEDGPTEAAVHLNKGCYRGQETVSRVHNLGKSPRVLVLLHLDGSAGRLPASGSPVLAGTKQVGRVGSSVHDADYGPIALALVKRTVVEKLASNPAAVPGLICDGVDAAIDPDDVRADNATRPGRAAIDALREK; this is translated from the coding sequence GTGGATAACGTTGCAGAACTCAGCCCCATCCTCTCCCACGTGCCCGGAGCTTCCAACGAAGCTGACGGCCACACCCTCAGCGTCGCCTGGCACTACGGTAACCCGCTGGTGGAGCAGTCCCGTCTCTCCCCTGCCTCCCCAGGGCTGGTGGACAGGTGGGATCGCGTCGCACTCCTCGTCAGCGGCGCGGAAGCGCACGCCTGGCTGAACAACCTCATTTCCCAAAAGGTCAACGCCATCGCCGAAGGCCAGGCCACATGGGGGCTGATCCTCGACGTCCAGGGGCGTGTCGAGCACTACTTCGGTATCTCAGCACTGCCGGAGGGTTTACTCCTCGACGTGGATTCTGCCCATGCCGATGCCTTAGAGGATTATCTGCGGAAAATGGTCTTCTGGTCTCAGGTTGAGATCACCCGCCTGGAGCTTGCACAGCTGACGATCCTTGGGGCTCCCTTCACCATTTTCGGGCTCACCGAGGCAGATCGCGCATTGTCAGCCCCTGAGCACAACCGCATGTATCGCGCTCGTATGCTCGGCTCACTCCCAGCAACGGATATCTGGGTTCCGCGCGAAGCGCTCACCGAGCATTGGGATGAGTTAGCGGAAAAAGCAACGCCGACTGGGGCGATGGCCTACGAGGGACTGCGCATTCTCGCACGCATACCGGATATCAATCGCGACCTCGACGAGCGGGTTATCCCCCACGAAATTCCCACCTTCATCGGGCGCGGCATCGAGGGCGCCACGCAAATGGATGTGGCTGAGGACGGCCCCACCGAAGCTGCGGTGCACCTCAACAAGGGTTGCTACCGGGGACAGGAAACTGTCTCCCGTGTACACAACCTCGGCAAGTCCCCGCGAGTGCTCGTCCTCCTGCACCTCGATGGCTCGGCCGGCCGGCTGCCCGCCTCGGGGTCACCGGTGTTGGCCGGAACGAAACAAGTCGGTCGCGTGGGCTCCTCCGTTCACGACGCCGACTATGGCCCCATCGCGCTAGCTCTCGTGAAAAGGACAGTTGTGGAGAAGCTGGCCAGCAACCCTGCCGCAGTGCCGGGACTGATCTGCGATGGTGTGGACGCGGCCATCGACCCGGATGATGTGCGGGCAGACAATGCCACACGTCCGGGACGCGCAGCGATTGATGCTCTGCGCGAAAAATAA
- the purM gene encoding phosphoribosylformylglycinamidine cyclo-ligase, with product MTDNQTNTGASYAAAGVSIEAGDRAVELFAPLAKKATRPEVRGGLGGFAGLFALGEYEKPLLAAASDGVGTKLAVAQAMDKHDTIGQDLVAMCVDDLVVCGAEPLFLQDYIAIGKVVPEHVASIVKGIAEGCELAGCALLGGETAEHPGLMKEGEYDVSATAVGVVEEAKLLGPERVRPGDVVIAMASSGLHSNGYSLARHVLLEMNSLPLDGYVQDFGRTLGEELLEPTRIYAKDCLDLANECEVHTYAHVTGGGLAANLARVIPEGLTAELNRSTWAPAPVFRTIARLGQVDQAEMEKTFNMGVGMVAVVAEDDAERALAMLTARHIDAWRLGEVRPAEAGAEGAVLTGEYQRG from the coding sequence ATGACTGACAACCAGACCAACACCGGAGCTTCGTACGCCGCGGCTGGCGTGAGCATCGAGGCAGGCGATCGTGCCGTGGAGCTTTTTGCTCCTTTGGCGAAGAAGGCAACCCGCCCTGAGGTGCGTGGTGGGCTCGGCGGTTTCGCCGGACTGTTTGCCTTGGGGGAGTATGAGAAGCCGTTGCTGGCTGCTGCTTCTGATGGAGTGGGCACCAAGTTGGCTGTGGCTCAGGCGATGGATAAGCACGATACGATCGGCCAGGATTTGGTGGCGATGTGCGTGGACGACCTAGTCGTTTGCGGTGCGGAGCCTTTGTTCCTGCAGGATTACATCGCCATTGGCAAGGTCGTGCCGGAGCACGTGGCTAGCATCGTCAAGGGTATCGCTGAGGGTTGCGAGTTGGCTGGTTGCGCCCTGCTCGGTGGCGAGACCGCCGAGCACCCTGGCCTGATGAAGGAGGGCGAGTACGACGTGTCCGCGACAGCGGTGGGCGTTGTGGAAGAAGCGAAGCTGCTTGGCCCAGAGCGTGTCCGGCCCGGTGACGTGGTGATTGCTATGGCCTCCTCCGGTTTGCACTCCAATGGCTACTCTCTTGCTCGCCACGTGCTGCTGGAGATGAATTCTCTGCCGCTGGACGGCTACGTGCAGGACTTTGGCCGTACCCTCGGCGAAGAGCTGTTAGAGCCAACCCGTATTTACGCCAAGGATTGCCTAGATTTGGCTAATGAGTGCGAGGTTCATACTTACGCCCACGTCACGGGCGGCGGGCTTGCCGCTAATTTGGCGCGCGTGATCCCAGAAGGTTTGACTGCGGAGCTCAACCGCTCGACATGGGCTCCGGCTCCCGTTTTCCGTACGATTGCTCGCTTGGGGCAGGTGGATCAAGCGGAGATGGAGAAGACCTTCAACATGGGTGTGGGCATGGTCGCCGTCGTGGCGGAGGACGATGCGGAGCGCGCTTTGGCGATGCTCACCGCCCGACACATCGACGCATGGCGTCTCGGGGAAGTTCGTCCGGCAGAGGCTGGCGCCGAGGGCGCCGTTCTGACCGGCGAGTACCAGCGCGGATAG
- the purQ gene encoding phosphoribosylformylglycinamidine synthase subunit PurQ produces MTARIGVITFPGTLDDVDAARAVRIAGAEAVELWHADEDLKDVDAVVVPGGFSYGDYLRAGAIASIAPAMRSVVEAADRGTPVLGICNGFQILQEAGLLPGALTRNEGLHFVCRDMYLDVENTNTAWTSGFEAGSSIYIPTKHGEGRFQADEETLKKLESEGRVVFRYQVNHNGSRNSIAGVCSENGRVVGLMPHPEHAVEELTGPSTDGLGLFTSVLSTLVS; encoded by the coding sequence GTGACCGCACGGATTGGCGTGATCACCTTCCCCGGCACCCTCGATGACGTAGACGCCGCCCGGGCAGTCCGCATCGCAGGCGCTGAAGCCGTGGAACTGTGGCACGCAGACGAAGACCTCAAAGACGTAGACGCCGTGGTCGTTCCCGGCGGCTTTTCCTATGGCGACTACCTGCGCGCAGGCGCTATCGCCTCCATTGCTCCAGCCATGCGCTCTGTGGTGGAAGCGGCTGATCGCGGCACCCCGGTGCTCGGCATCTGCAACGGCTTTCAGATTCTCCAAGAAGCAGGGCTGCTTCCCGGTGCGCTGACTCGTAACGAAGGCCTGCACTTCGTCTGCCGTGACATGTACCTGGACGTGGAAAACACCAACACCGCATGGACCTCCGGCTTCGAAGCCGGGTCTTCCATCTACATTCCAACCAAGCACGGTGAGGGGCGATTCCAGGCTGATGAGGAAACGCTGAAGAAGCTGGAAAGCGAAGGTCGCGTGGTCTTCCGCTACCAGGTCAATCACAACGGTTCCCGCAACTCCATCGCGGGCGTGTGCAGCGAAAACGGTCGCGTGGTCGGTCTCATGCCCCACCCAGAGCACGCCGTGGAGGAACTGACCGGTCCTTCCACCGACGGCCTTGGCCTGTTTACTTCCGTCCTGTCCACTCTGGTCTCTTAA
- the purF gene encoding amidophosphoribosyltransferase: MPGATHISTQVSAFDDLGENSPREECGVFGVWAPGEDVSKLTYYGLYALQHRGQEAAGIAVGNGDQIVVFKDLGLVSQVFDEQSLESLKGHMAIGHTRYSTAGGASWDNAQPMFRMSPDGTDVALGHNGNLVNHRELTEEAARLGLVDPKTNPSDSDVMCALLASSTTEQHSLEESAMELFPRVNGAFCVTFTDGQSLFAVRDPKGIRPLCLGQLENGGWVVASETCALDIVGAKFVRDVEPGEMVIINEDGVRSRTIAQTSRKGCVFEYVYLARPDSVIKGQSVHAARVEIGRRLAKESPVEGDMVIPVPDSGTPAAVGYAQGSGLPFSQGLVKNAYVGRTFIQPSQTIRQLGIRLKLNPLRQVIEGKRLVVVDDSIVRGNTQRALVKMLRDAGAAEVHVRIASPPVKWPCFYGIDFASPNELIANTVDQDDPVQRICEEIGADSLAYVSTEAMVEASQQPYSELCCACFDGDYPLGMPEGNPNTDLVRSMQARSACEGADPLEEFVTD; the protein is encoded by the coding sequence CTGCCGGGTGCCACCCACATCTCTACCCAAGTCTCTGCATTTGACGATTTGGGCGAGAACAGCCCGCGCGAGGAATGCGGTGTCTTTGGGGTGTGGGCCCCAGGGGAAGATGTTTCGAAGCTGACGTACTACGGCTTGTACGCGCTGCAGCACCGTGGCCAGGAGGCTGCGGGCATTGCTGTGGGTAATGGGGATCAGATCGTGGTCTTCAAGGATTTGGGCCTGGTGAGCCAGGTGTTCGACGAGCAGTCGTTGGAGTCCTTGAAGGGCCATATGGCGATCGGTCATACCCGTTACTCCACTGCTGGTGGCGCGAGTTGGGATAATGCGCAGCCGATGTTCCGTATGAGCCCGGATGGCACGGATGTGGCTTTGGGGCACAACGGCAACTTGGTGAACCACCGCGAGCTGACAGAGGAAGCCGCCCGCCTGGGTTTGGTGGATCCGAAGACGAACCCTTCTGACTCCGATGTGATGTGCGCGCTGCTGGCCAGCAGCACCACGGAGCAGCATTCCCTGGAGGAGTCCGCGATGGAGCTCTTCCCGCGCGTCAACGGTGCGTTCTGTGTGACGTTCACCGATGGTCAGAGCTTGTTCGCCGTGCGCGACCCGAAGGGGATTCGCCCCCTGTGCTTGGGGCAGCTGGAAAACGGTGGCTGGGTTGTGGCGTCCGAGACGTGTGCATTGGATATCGTGGGCGCGAAGTTCGTGCGCGATGTTGAGCCTGGCGAGATGGTGATCATCAACGAGGACGGGGTGCGTTCCCGCACGATCGCCCAGACCAGCCGCAAGGGCTGCGTGTTCGAGTACGTGTACTTGGCACGCCCTGACTCCGTGATCAAGGGCCAGTCCGTCCACGCCGCCCGCGTGGAGATCGGCCGTCGCTTGGCGAAGGAGTCCCCGGTGGAGGGTGACATGGTCATTCCTGTGCCGGATTCCGGCACACCAGCGGCCGTGGGTTACGCCCAGGGTTCGGGCCTGCCGTTTTCCCAGGGCCTGGTGAAGAACGCCTATGTGGGCCGTACCTTCATTCAGCCTTCGCAGACGATCCGCCAGTTGGGCATTCGTTTGAAGCTCAATCCGCTGCGACAGGTGATTGAGGGTAAGCGTCTGGTGGTCGTGGATGATTCGATCGTGCGTGGCAATACTCAGCGTGCTCTGGTGAAGATGTTGCGAGACGCTGGCGCTGCTGAGGTGCATGTTCGGATCGCCTCTCCGCCGGTGAAGTGGCCGTGCTTTTATGGCATCGACTTTGCTTCCCCGAATGAGCTGATTGCCAATACTGTTGATCAGGATGATCCAGTGCAGCGTATCTGCGAGGAGATCGGGGCGGATTCGCTGGCTTATGTTTCTACCGAGGCTATGGTGGAAGCTTCCCAGCAGCCGTACAGTGAGTTGTGCTGCGCATGCTTCGATGGCGATTACCCGCTGGGCATGCCGGAAGGCAATCCGAATACGGATCTGGTGCGGAGTATGCAGGCGCGTTCGGCGTGTGAGGGCGCAGATCCACTCGAGGAGTTCGTGACGGATTAG
- a CDS encoding polysaccharide deacetylase family protein: MNASATRCPRLLLTITGIRRDTVPGAEIIRDSLRDLGVRAGVVVTPQAPGWRLHDDVAALEFVHDCLARRHEILLGGMGLKDMRAAAGKGEFHRLGEHEARLRLTGAKRQLVALGLHPEVFAPEKWLASSEAMSAAAQVGLQAAADAYKVRDLRGGACYDLRVLAFGDGFGASRWWRKNVMRTAKRMVERGTDIRLSVNAGKGERKNTLEDLRQIVAELVHRGYEPQPYSDYVGTRRLAIA; the protein is encoded by the coding sequence ATGAATGCCTCTGCCACCCGTTGCCCTCGCCTGCTTTTGACGATCACCGGTATTCGGCGCGATACCGTTCCCGGAGCGGAGATTATTCGTGATTCTCTGCGTGACTTGGGCGTTCGTGCGGGCGTGGTGGTCACACCGCAGGCGCCCGGCTGGCGTTTGCACGATGATGTTGCGGCTCTGGAATTCGTCCATGATTGTCTTGCTCGACGCCACGAAATCCTCCTTGGGGGAATGGGATTAAAGGACATGCGGGCTGCTGCGGGTAAGGGCGAGTTTCACCGTCTCGGTGAGCACGAGGCTCGCCTGCGATTAACCGGAGCGAAGCGCCAGTTGGTCGCTTTAGGGCTGCACCCTGAGGTGTTTGCGCCTGAGAAGTGGTTGGCTTCCAGCGAGGCGATGTCTGCCGCAGCGCAGGTTGGTCTGCAGGCTGCAGCGGATGCTTACAAGGTTCGGGATCTGCGTGGCGGTGCTTGCTACGACCTCCGTGTGCTGGCTTTTGGTGATGGATTCGGCGCCTCCCGGTGGTGGCGAAAGAACGTGATGCGCACAGCAAAGCGCATGGTCGAGCGTGGGACTGATATTCGGCTTTCTGTGAACGCGGGCAAGGGGGAGCGCAAGAATACTTTGGAGGATCTGCGGCAGATTGTTGCCGAGCTGGTGCACCGTGGTTACGAGCCGCAGCCGTACTCCGATTACGTGGGAACGCGGCGCCTAGCTATTGCTTAA
- a CDS encoding aminodeoxychorismate lyase, with translation MSKNEQTSTALAKPAQTIVDVLGAAQPELCDPSSPMIFADDLAAVRGDGVFETLMLRNGEVRNLDRHAQRFVNSSRMLDLVEPDLDRWLAATELAARTFAQTNGAPEAALRWVYSRGRESTGVPTGWVTVAPISADVVSARESGVKVMTAERGFRVDLSERSPWALIGAKTLSYAANMAALRYAKSHGLQDVIFVSDEGHVLEGPTSSVVAVRGRTLITPPIEAGVLPGTSQAALFRVAEAEGWQTAHDVLRVEDLLDADGVWLVSSVRVQARVTELDGHEMPRPACADDIERMVWQSVTE, from the coding sequence ATGAGCAAGAATGAGCAGACCTCGACAGCCCTCGCTAAGCCGGCACAGACCATCGTGGATGTCCTTGGGGCGGCACAGCCGGAGTTGTGCGACCCGAGTTCGCCGATGATTTTTGCCGATGACCTCGCCGCCGTGCGCGGGGATGGGGTGTTTGAAACGCTCATGCTCCGTAATGGGGAGGTGCGTAACCTCGACCGCCACGCACAGCGTTTTGTCAATAGCTCGCGGATGCTGGATTTGGTCGAGCCGGATCTGGATCGGTGGTTAGCGGCAACGGAGCTCGCCGCGCGAACCTTCGCGCAGACCAACGGGGCTCCGGAGGCAGCGCTTCGTTGGGTGTATTCCCGTGGTCGCGAATCTACCGGTGTGCCGACGGGGTGGGTCACCGTCGCGCCGATTTCTGCGGATGTTGTCAGCGCCCGTGAATCCGGCGTGAAGGTGATGACCGCCGAGCGCGGCTTTCGGGTTGATCTGTCCGAGCGCTCTCCGTGGGCGTTGATTGGCGCGAAGACGCTTTCGTATGCGGCGAATATGGCTGCGCTGCGCTACGCCAAATCCCACGGTTTGCAGGACGTTATTTTCGTCTCCGATGAGGGACATGTGCTGGAGGGGCCAACCTCCAGTGTGGTCGCTGTCCGCGGTCGTACTCTGATTACTCCGCCGATTGAAGCGGGAGTGTTGCCAGGCACCAGTCAGGCTGCGTTGTTCCGCGTTGCTGAGGCCGAGGGATGGCAGACGGCGCACGATGTACTCCGGGTGGAGGATTTGCTCGACGCCGATGGCGTGTGGCTTGTATCTTCCGTTCGCGTGCAAGCGCGGGTGACGGAACTGGATGGCCACGAGATGCCCCGGCCAGCGTGCGCCGATGATATCGAGCGCATGGTGTGGCAGTCGGTCACAGAGTAG
- a CDS encoding sterol carrier family protein, producing the protein MKRGLKGPELSAAAREAVGRVLPWVLDESVARPGRAEVADAVRLSVKVLGEVAPGHSVEVRVPPFAAVQCVAGPDHRRGTPPNVLECAPREWLRLVVGEVSLSDASADLSGTRAGEIGAYLPLFRFGARA; encoded by the coding sequence ATGAAGCGAGGTTTAAAGGGTCCGGAGCTTTCCGCGGCGGCGCGTGAGGCGGTGGGGCGCGTGTTGCCGTGGGTGTTGGATGAGTCGGTGGCGCGTCCGGGCCGTGCCGAGGTCGCGGACGCTGTGCGTTTGAGTGTGAAGGTGTTGGGGGAGGTGGCGCCGGGCCATTCGGTGGAGGTGCGGGTGCCTCCTTTTGCTGCGGTGCAGTGTGTGGCTGGGCCGGATCATCGCCGTGGTACCCCTCCGAATGTGTTGGAGTGCGCGCCGCGGGAGTGGTTGCGGTTGGTTGTGGGGGAGGTTTCCTTATCCGACGCCAGTGCGGACCTGTCTGGCACTCGTGCTGGGGAAATCGGGGCTTATCTTCCTCTTTTCCGGTTCGGCGCGCGGGCTTGA
- a CDS encoding acyl-CoA thioesterase, translating to MRFLAAPTDVLMAGANGVHGGRVLEWIDKAAYACAVGWAQSYCVTAYVGHIHFTRPIPSGHIVEIRSRIAYTGNSSMHIVNEVFSADPREGIFTRACDCLVIFVAMTEDRKPKRVPKYEPQTDEEKRVAEAALSRVQLRKAIEEEMLKQVYSDDSTAPQLTNRFLAKPTDVNWGGNVHGGTAMVWIDEAASACTMQWTGERTVAVYAGGIRFYRPIQIGDLVEVDARLVRTDNRSMSVMVHLRAGDPRKGKDNLPVAIHASFTYVATDIDGVPLAARQFTPVTNEDKRLEAHASKLRELRAEYQPRPLVQPMREDYKFTS from the coding sequence CTGCGCTTTCTCGCCGCACCAACGGACGTACTCATGGCCGGCGCTAACGGCGTGCACGGCGGTCGCGTCCTCGAATGGATCGACAAAGCGGCATACGCGTGCGCCGTCGGCTGGGCACAATCCTACTGCGTCACCGCCTACGTGGGTCACATCCACTTCACGCGCCCCATCCCCTCCGGGCACATCGTCGAAATCCGCAGCCGGATCGCCTACACCGGCAACTCCTCCATGCATATCGTCAACGAAGTCTTCTCCGCGGATCCACGCGAAGGCATCTTCACCCGCGCCTGCGACTGCCTCGTGATCTTCGTGGCGATGACCGAGGACCGCAAGCCAAAGCGCGTGCCCAAGTACGAGCCGCAAACTGATGAGGAAAAGCGCGTCGCAGAAGCTGCCCTCTCCCGCGTGCAGCTGCGCAAGGCCATCGAAGAGGAGATGCTCAAGCAGGTCTACTCAGACGACTCCACCGCGCCGCAGCTGACCAATCGCTTCCTCGCGAAGCCAACGGACGTCAACTGGGGCGGCAATGTACACGGTGGCACGGCGATGGTGTGGATTGACGAGGCTGCCTCAGCTTGCACAATGCAGTGGACTGGGGAGCGAACGGTGGCCGTTTATGCAGGTGGCATCCGTTTCTACCGCCCCATTCAGATCGGCGATCTCGTGGAGGTGGACGCCAGGCTGGTCCGCACCGACAACCGCTCCATGAGTGTGATGGTGCACCTGCGTGCAGGGGATCCACGGAAGGGTAAGGACAACCTTCCGGTCGCGATCCACGCATCCTTCACCTACGTGGCCACGGATATTGATGGTGTGCCACTGGCGGCCCGCCAGTTCACGCCGGTGACCAACGAGGACAAGCGCCTGGAGGCGCACGCTAGTAAGTTGCGCGAGTTGCGCGCCGAGTACCAGCCGCGACCTCTGGTGCAGCCGATGCGCGAGGACTACAAGTTCACCAGCTAG
- a CDS encoding DUF3073 domain-containing protein → MTVPRVTPKMQGGHAMGRGRAKAKQAKVARQLKYNTPEMDLESLQRELSGEADRSRSYESYEDEDDWSDWDSKR, encoded by the coding sequence GTGACCGTTCCCCGTGTCACCCCGAAGATGCAAGGGGGTCACGCCATGGGTCGCGGCCGTGCCAAGGCTAAGCAGGCGAAGGTTGCCCGTCAGTTGAAGTACAACACTCCGGAAATGGATCTGGAAAGCCTCCAACGAGAGCTTTCCGGTGAGGCAGACCGGAGTCGTTCTTACGAGTCCTACGAGGACGAAGACGACTGGAGCGACTGGGACAGCAAGCGCTGA